A single genomic interval of Streptomyces sp. NBC_00663 harbors:
- a CDS encoding response regulator transcription factor → MTIRVLLADDQALLRATFRILIDSCDDMEVVAEAADGKEAVALARIHRPDLVLMDIRMPGTDGLAATSAICADPDLADTRVLILTTFEIDEYVAEALRAGASGFLGKDVTADALLAGVRTVAAGDSLLSPLATRTVITRFLAAPAKGVRPADLARLTAREREVMAWVAEGHSNEEIAGKLVVSPLTVRIHVHRAMTKLGARDRAQLVVIAYQSGLVQAAPRG, encoded by the coding sequence ATGACCATCCGTGTACTGCTCGCCGACGACCAGGCCCTGCTGCGGGCCACCTTCCGGATCCTCATCGACTCCTGCGACGACATGGAGGTGGTCGCCGAGGCCGCCGACGGCAAGGAAGCCGTCGCCCTCGCCCGCATCCACCGTCCCGACCTGGTCCTGATGGACATCCGGATGCCGGGCACCGACGGCCTCGCCGCCACCTCCGCCATCTGCGCCGACCCGGACCTCGCGGACACCCGGGTGCTGATCCTGACCACGTTCGAGATCGACGAGTACGTGGCCGAGGCGCTGCGGGCCGGGGCGAGCGGCTTCCTCGGCAAGGACGTCACCGCGGACGCGCTGCTGGCGGGCGTGCGGACGGTGGCGGCGGGCGATTCCCTGCTCTCCCCGCTCGCCACCCGCACCGTGATCACCCGCTTCCTGGCCGCTCCGGCGAAGGGCGTCCGGCCGGCGGACCTGGCGCGGCTGACCGCCCGGGAGCGCGAGGTGATGGCGTGGGTGGCCGAGGGGCACTCCAACGAGGAGATCGCCGGGAAGCTGGTCGTCAGTCCGCTGACCGTACGTATCCATGTGCACCGGGCCATGACGAAGCTGGGCGCCCGGGACCGCGCCCAGCTCGTCGTCATCGCCTACCAGTCGGGGCTGGTGCAGGCCGCGCCGCGCGGCTGA